A part of Thermotoga petrophila RKU-1 genomic DNA contains:
- a CDS encoding DUF4896 domain-containing protein: MKGLLKIFLILFLAVFNSGMVWAGIFLLQNSYYELGIVLLTLLVLIDYFIFNPKAYPYRYTIPALILLFVLVLYPIYFTVKVAFTNYGTGHLMTKQEAIERILFDPNYTYVPESAEPVEYMVFSVFDGLNPTEDFVVLFEKDGNIYIAERPVVAKRSGKEVLLRESTLFPVKDGTAEVNGKVYEIVPWPASIKEVNAVYSDGKIYKPLYSPEEVSLKRYEPFFKVNVVQKYLNRAEFWLEDQSYMFRIGENGEWNFYPVKRIYSLSFEESLENGRITTKLVVKNNLTGRHLVEREGAFYDYDENGREFFVIGYMEYIGFKNFSRIFTDPKIAGPFFKVFTWTFTWAALSVLFTFAIGLSLALVLNDKTLKGKNVYRTLLIIPWAVPAFISVLVWRNGMFNETYGILNRFVLPFLGLDPVKWFNDPFWAKVAVLTVNTWLGFPYMMAVSLGALQSIPEELYEAAAIDGAGKWRRFWTITFPLLMTTVAPLLVGSFAFNFNNFVNIYLLTGGGPAMPGTTTPVGHTDILISYVYKLAFEGGRGQDFGFASAISIIIFFLVGGISFVNFKLSGAFEEVSE; encoded by the coding sequence GTGAAAGGGCTTCTCAAAATCTTTCTGATATTGTTTCTCGCTGTATTCAACTCAGGAATGGTATGGGCAGGAATTTTCCTGCTTCAAAATTCTTATTATGAACTTGGAATCGTTCTTCTCACGCTTCTCGTACTCATAGATTACTTCATTTTCAATCCGAAGGCTTACCCTTACAGATACACCATTCCCGCTTTGATATTACTTTTTGTGCTCGTTCTCTATCCTATATATTTCACTGTGAAGGTTGCGTTCACCAATTATGGAACAGGACACCTCATGACGAAACAAGAGGCCATCGAGAGAATTCTTTTCGACCCAAATTACACTTATGTTCCAGAGAGCGCTGAACCTGTTGAATACATGGTCTTCTCCGTGTTCGATGGTCTGAATCCTACCGAGGATTTTGTTGTTCTCTTCGAGAAAGATGGGAACATCTACATCGCGGAGCGCCCCGTTGTCGCAAAGAGGAGTGGGAAAGAAGTCCTTTTGAGAGAGTCAACTCTTTTTCCCGTGAAGGATGGAACCGCCGAAGTGAATGGAAAGGTTTATGAAATAGTCCCCTGGCCCGCTTCCATAAAAGAGGTGAACGCCGTCTATTCAGACGGTAAAATTTACAAACCGCTTTACTCACCTGAAGAGGTTTCCCTGAAGAGGTACGAACCTTTCTTCAAGGTAAATGTGGTTCAGAAGTATCTCAACAGGGCGGAGTTTTGGCTCGAGGATCAAAGTTACATGTTCAGAATAGGTGAAAATGGGGAATGGAACTTTTATCCAGTGAAGAGGATTTACTCTCTGTCTTTCGAAGAATCCCTCGAAAACGGAAGGATAACAACGAAACTTGTGGTGAAAAACAATCTCACTGGAAGGCATCTCGTTGAGAGAGAAGGTGCTTTTTACGATTACGATGAAAATGGAAGAGAATTTTTCGTGATTGGATACATGGAATACATTGGTTTCAAGAACTTCTCCAGGATATTCACCGATCCGAAGATCGCTGGTCCTTTTTTCAAGGTTTTCACCTGGACGTTCACCTGGGCTGCTCTCAGTGTTCTTTTCACGTTCGCGATAGGTCTTTCCCTCGCTCTTGTTCTGAACGATAAAACACTGAAGGGAAAGAACGTGTACAGGACGTTACTCATTATTCCATGGGCTGTGCCAGCTTTCATTTCCGTTCTCGTCTGGAGAAACGGAATGTTCAACGAGACTTATGGAATTCTCAACCGATTTGTTCTTCCGTTCTTGGGATTGGATCCGGTGAAGTGGTTCAACGATCCGTTCTGGGCGAAGGTTGCCGTTCTCACCGTCAACACGTGGCTGGGATTTCCGTACATGATGGCCGTCTCACTCGGAGCTTTGCAGAGCATTCCAGAGGAGCTCTACGAAGCCGCTGCGATCGATGGAGCTGGAAAATGGAGGAGATTCTGGACCATCACGTTTCCGCTTCTGATGACCACTGTGGCTCCTCTGTTGGTCGGAAGTTTTGCTTTCAACTTCAACAACTTTGTGAACATATACCTGCTCACCGGTGGAGGTCCCGCGATGCCCGGAACCACGACCCCTGTTGGTCACACCGACATTTTGATCTCATACGTTTACAAGCTCGCTTTTGAGGGAGGAAGGGGACAGGACTTCGGTTTTGCCAGCGCCATATCCATCATTATATTCTTCCTCGTTGGTGGAATCAGCTTCGTGAACTTCAAACTCTCTGGTGCGTTTGAAGAGGTGAGTGAATGA